In Halorubrum trapanicum, a single genomic region encodes these proteins:
- the dndC gene encoding DNA phosphorothioation system sulfurtransferase DndC: MSTDNLEVAKTGQEKGESVFDNRSLEDIYGEIQETYLADDRPWVIGYSGGKDSTTALQLIWYAIEDLPEEKRQKPIHVISSDTLVETPKIVNHIISTLENINEYAEKKNLPFTAHKVTPKVDDSFWVNLIGRGYPAPNQNFRWCTERLKIDPADRFIENQVSEHGEVVVILGARKAESATREQVMEMHSIDGTVLSRHNKFANAFVYTPIEDWIVDDVWTYLIQAVDNPWGKNNRDLAALYQEADDECPMVIDTKTPSCGNSRFGCWTCTVVSEDKAMENMIDEGDEWMEPLLEFRDFLKETQDPEKKPNYRMVKGRQHGYVKEKTNGSDGIIPRAHKFEFCKDLLRKLLETQKEVNEKIPEDEEMDLIREEELREIRRLWREERADWEDSVPQIYNEVMDNDLDWVHDDLGSFGEMEAEVLNEVCEEHDVPAELVKRLLDTEFQHYGMKRRASIYSELDKVMREDWRDMEEIVAELEGEDRIEAWEYDGVDV, translated from the coding sequence GCGGACGACCGCCCCTGGGTCATCGGCTACAGTGGCGGCAAGGACTCCACCACCGCCCTCCAGCTAATTTGGTACGCAATCGAAGACCTTCCAGAAGAGAAGAGGCAGAAACCGATCCATGTCATCTCAAGTGACACATTAGTAGAGACGCCGAAAATCGTCAACCACATCATCTCTACTCTGGAAAATATCAACGAGTACGCAGAAAAGAAAAATCTGCCCTTCACCGCCCACAAGGTCACACCCAAGGTTGACGACTCCTTCTGGGTCAACCTTATCGGACGGGGCTACCCAGCACCCAACCAGAACTTCCGCTGGTGTACCGAACGCCTGAAAATCGATCCTGCAGATCGGTTCATCGAGAACCAGGTATCCGAACACGGCGAAGTTGTCGTAATCCTCGGAGCACGGAAAGCAGAATCCGCCACCCGAGAACAGGTAATGGAGATGCACAGCATCGACGGAACCGTCCTCTCACGTCACAACAAGTTCGCTAACGCCTTCGTCTACACACCTATCGAGGACTGGATCGTCGACGACGTCTGGACCTACCTCATCCAAGCCGTCGACAACCCCTGGGGTAAGAACAACCGGGACCTCGCCGCACTCTACCAGGAAGCGGACGACGAGTGCCCGATGGTGATCGACACGAAGACACCCTCCTGTGGTAACAGCCGATTCGGTTGCTGGACCTGCACCGTCGTCTCCGAAGACAAGGCGATGGAGAACATGATCGACGAGGGCGACGAATGGATGGAACCCCTCCTCGAGTTCCGTGACTTCCTCAAAGAAACGCAGGATCCCGAGAAGAAGCCGAACTACCGGATGGTCAAAGGCCGCCAACACGGCTACGTCAAAGAGAAGACCAACGGCAGTGACGGCATCATCCCCCGCGCCCACAAGTTCGAGTTCTGCAAAGACCTGCTCCGGAAACTCCTGGAGACCCAGAAAGAGGTCAACGAGAAGATCCCCGAAGACGAGGAAATGGATCTCATCCGGGAGGAAGAACTCAGAGAGATCCGTCGTCTCTGGCGCGAAGAACGTGCTGACTGGGAAGACTCCGTACCCCAGATCTACAACGAGGTCATGGACAACGACCTGGACTGGGTCCACGACGACCTCGGCTCCTTCGGCGAGATGGAGGCAGAAGTCCTCAACGAGGTCTGTGAAGAACACGACGTCCCTGCCGAACTCGTCAAACGCCTGCTCGACACCGAGTTCCAGCACTACGGCATGAAACGCCGGGCATCCATCTACAGCGAGCTGGACAAAGTCATGCGGGAGGACTGGCGGGACATGGAAGAGATCGTCGCAGAACTCGAAGGTGAAGACCGTATAGAAGCGTGGGAATACGACGGAGTAGACGTCTAA
- the dndD gene encoding DNA sulfur modification protein DndD: protein MRINKLIITDFGPYRGRNEIELSSTEDAPIVLFGGKNGAGKTTLFEAIGFCLHGKSSLGRRTARKDYEQAIRSKLHEYPDGKADTAAVRLEFEYSHMGEVDHYSVERSWRDRGKSIVEDLKVRRNGEIPSELNEDQWQDFLKELVPPGVSQLFFFDGEKIQELASAVESDADFEDSMYSLLGLDLIERLDTDLSIYISQKLEESGVEGINDEIQELQNQRDEIEQEFEDLKQEREQKEQRLAELEDEIDSKESKIAQEGGSYADKREELKERRAELNASIEQLEDQIRDLVEGAYPFTLAPDLCESVVDRLKTETERQNRATARNELTDELDDVLGDEDVWEEMDMPEDQVGQLSDRIQDKLKSRLEIEDEEPELAHQFSEAQRQEIYSLTDQALNDVPDQLADLTESLEDKTRELQEVESGLNKAPDQEVISPLIDDLNELTEEKGAIKSRLEELEEEISTAQTRLERKENEVENKLEQKSRVEDVSERADLASDVRNAVKDFREELAKKKLRKLESKLSERYITLSNKGDFYEKIEIDEENLDITIKTIHGNSKPHTELSAGERQIFATSLLWALAEISDRPLPFIVDTPLGRLDNDHRDNLITHFFPEAAHQVIIFSTDTEIDDHQYKKLEGYISQAYRLEYDEEEGKTVPSEGYFWTEDDEDQRSLGEITS, encoded by the coding sequence ATGAGAATCAACAAGCTAATCATCACAGACTTCGGCCCCTACCGAGGACGTAACGAAATTGAGCTTAGCTCAACTGAAGACGCCCCCATCGTACTGTTCGGCGGGAAAAACGGGGCAGGGAAAACCACGCTATTCGAAGCAATCGGGTTCTGCCTCCACGGCAAATCCTCCCTCGGCCGGCGCACCGCCAGGAAAGACTACGAACAAGCAATCCGCAGCAAGCTCCACGAATACCCTGACGGCAAAGCGGATACAGCAGCCGTCCGACTCGAGTTCGAGTACTCCCACATGGGCGAAGTGGACCACTACTCCGTGGAGCGTTCCTGGCGCGACCGTGGCAAAAGCATCGTCGAGGACCTGAAAGTCCGGAGGAACGGTGAGATCCCCTCCGAACTCAACGAGGACCAGTGGCAGGACTTCCTGAAAGAACTGGTTCCACCAGGAGTCTCCCAACTGTTCTTCTTCGACGGGGAGAAAATCCAGGAGCTTGCGTCAGCAGTCGAATCTGACGCCGACTTCGAGGACTCGATGTACTCACTCCTCGGCCTCGACCTGATTGAACGCCTGGACACCGACCTATCCATCTACATCTCCCAGAAGCTCGAAGAAAGCGGTGTAGAAGGGATCAACGACGAAATCCAGGAACTTCAGAACCAGCGAGACGAAATCGAACAGGAGTTCGAGGACCTGAAACAGGAGAGAGAACAGAAGGAGCAGAGACTGGCAGAGCTGGAAGACGAGATCGACAGCAAGGAATCGAAGATCGCCCAAGAGGGCGGCTCCTACGCCGACAAGCGGGAGGAACTCAAGGAACGCCGAGCTGAACTGAACGCCAGTATCGAGCAACTCGAAGACCAGATCCGGGATCTTGTAGAAGGCGCGTACCCGTTCACCCTGGCACCGGATCTCTGTGAATCCGTAGTTGACCGGTTGAAGACTGAGACCGAACGCCAGAACCGGGCGACCGCCAGGAACGAGCTGACCGACGAACTCGACGACGTACTCGGTGACGAGGATGTCTGGGAAGAGATGGATATGCCGGAGGATCAGGTCGGACAGCTCTCTGACCGCATCCAAGATAAACTCAAAAGCCGGCTGGAAATCGAAGACGAGGAGCCGGAACTCGCCCACCAGTTCTCGGAGGCACAGCGACAGGAGATCTACTCGCTTACCGACCAAGCCCTAAACGACGTCCCGGACCAGCTTGCCGACCTCACAGAGAGCCTGGAAGACAAAACCCGGGAACTCCAAGAGGTCGAATCCGGTCTCAACAAGGCTCCTGACCAGGAAGTCATCTCACCGCTGATCGATGACCTGAACGAGCTTACCGAGGAGAAGGGAGCCATCAAATCGCGGCTGGAAGAACTGGAGGAAGAAATCAGTACAGCGCAGACCCGGTTAGAGCGGAAAGAGAACGAGGTCGAAAACAAGCTGGAGCAGAAGTCCCGTGTCGAAGATGTCTCCGAACGGGCAGACCTCGCCTCTGACGTCCGGAACGCTGTGAAGGACTTCCGCGAAGAACTCGCCAAGAAGAAGCTGCGGAAACTGGAGTCGAAACTCAGCGAACGCTACATCACTCTCTCCAACAAGGGCGACTTCTACGAGAAAATCGAGATCGACGAAGAAAATCTCGACATCACGATCAAGACCATCCACGGCAACAGCAAGCCGCATACAGAGCTCTCAGCCGGGGAACGGCAGATCTTCGCAACATCCCTTCTCTGGGCACTGGCAGAGATCTCCGACCGGCCACTACCCTTCATCGTCGACACACCGCTTGGCCGCCTCGACAACGATCACCGGGACAACCTGATCACCCACTTCTTCCCTGAAGCAGCACACCAGGTAATCATCTTCTCCACCGACACGGAGATCGATGACCACCAGTACAAGAAACTGGAAGGCTACATCTCCCAGGCATACCGTCTGGAGTACGACGAAGAGGAAGGGAAAACCGTTCCCTCGGAAGGCTACTTCTGGACCGAAGACGACGAAGATCAGCGATCACTCGGTGAGATTACATCATGA
- the dndE gene encoding DNA sulfur modification protein DndE — protein sequence MSQKFNRITIDSDATNQLKMLKANTGMTPNYLGRIGFCYSLNEPRPPNPQQYDTDGQTFNRYTLLGEHDTLYMALLKERLIQEGKDPEEDLYEEFVAHLNRGVERVAGNVSDLSDFYDLVPGEIKGLEAKQEG from the coding sequence ATGAGCCAGAAATTCAACCGGATCACTATCGACAGCGACGCCACCAACCAGTTGAAAATGCTGAAAGCCAACACTGGGATGACACCCAACTACCTCGGCAGGATTGGCTTCTGCTACTCCCTCAACGAGCCACGGCCTCCAAACCCGCAGCAGTACGACACTGACGGGCAAACCTTCAACCGGTACACCCTGCTCGGGGAGCACGACACCCTCTACATGGCTCTCCTGAAAGAACGACTGATCCAGGAAGGGAAAGACCCTGAAGAGGACCTGTACGAAGAGTTCGTCGCACACCTCAACCGAGGCGTCGAACGAGTGGCAGGTAACGTAAGCGACCTAAGCGACTTCTACGACCTCGTTCCCGGAGAGATAAAAGGACTGGAAGCCAAACAGGAAGGATAA
- a CDS encoding cysteine desulfurase family protein → MTSDVDTPIYLDHHATTPVDEKVVEEMTPYFTESYGNPASEDHIFGAKAKQAVNQARERVSEAVNCREEEIIFTSGATESDNLAIRGAADYAADHDKGSHIITAVTEHEAVLEVCEDLETDGFDVTYLPVDKNGKVDPADIEAAIRDETILISIMAANNEIGTIAPIKEIGEIAKENEVFFHTDAVQALGYLPIDVEEMGIDLMSISAHKIYGPKGVGALYVRRRNPKVKLNPLLHGGGHERGWRSGTLNVPAIVGFGKAVQMADRNLEERTEHVDELTSYMWDRLDDELDDVVLNGHPEDRIPNNLNISFTGVENKALVKNLQPDIAVSAGSACTTGTVEASHVLQAITDDEEIWHHAIRFGLGKDNTREEIEYATDEVINIVNRLRNLTF, encoded by the coding sequence ATGACTTCTGACGTGGACACACCCATCTACCTCGACCACCACGCCACCACACCTGTCGACGAAAAGGTCGTCGAGGAGATGACCCCCTACTTCACTGAAAGCTACGGCAACCCTGCCAGCGAAGATCACATATTCGGGGCAAAAGCGAAGCAAGCCGTAAACCAGGCCCGAGAACGAGTCTCTGAAGCTGTGAACTGCCGTGAAGAAGAAATCATCTTCACCAGCGGAGCAACCGAGTCCGACAACCTGGCTATCAGAGGAGCAGCAGACTACGCAGCTGACCACGACAAAGGCAGCCACATCATAACCGCCGTCACCGAACACGAAGCAGTACTCGAGGTCTGTGAAGACCTGGAAACCGACGGCTTCGACGTTACCTACCTGCCCGTTGATAAAAACGGAAAAGTGGATCCTGCGGACATCGAGGCCGCAATCCGAGACGAAACCATCCTGATCTCCATCATGGCCGCCAACAACGAAATTGGCACCATCGCACCCATAAAGGAAATCGGAGAAATCGCCAAAGAGAACGAAGTCTTCTTCCACACCGACGCCGTCCAAGCACTCGGATACCTCCCCATCGACGTCGAGGAAATGGGTATCGACCTGATGTCCATCTCCGCACACAAGATCTACGGGCCGAAAGGCGTCGGAGCACTCTACGTCAGAAGACGGAACCCGAAAGTCAAACTCAACCCGTTACTCCATGGCGGAGGCCACGAACGAGGCTGGCGCAGCGGGACACTCAACGTCCCTGCAATCGTCGGGTTCGGAAAAGCCGTACAAATGGCGGATCGAAACCTGGAGGAACGGACTGAACACGTCGACGAACTCACCTCGTATATGTGGGACCGGCTCGACGACGAACTGGACGATGTCGTACTCAACGGTCACCCTGAAGACCGGATCCCTAACAACCTCAACATCAGCTTCACCGGAGTAGAGAACAAAGCCCTGGTGAAAAACCTGCAGCCAGATATCGCCGTCTCCGCAGGATCCGCCTGTACGACTGGGACCGTCGAAGCCTCTCACGTTCTCCAAGCAATCACCGACGACGAGGAAATCTGGCACCACGCAATCCGGTTCGGACTTGGAAAAGACAACACCCGAGAGGAAATCGAGTACGCCACTGACGAAGTGATCAATATCGTGAACCGCCTCCGCAACCTCACCTTCTGA
- a CDS encoding DEAD/DEAH box helicase family protein produces MSNPPKGLRDLDLPLLIETSDVDFAEDFYNPALSVAEEYKRGVGYFTSSWFQFAARGLKGLAENGGTAKWIISPILEEGDWEALQKGEEAKRDQELYDRLNHMVSDIEEGLEQETQNTIAWMIADGLLDIRIAITGENLSGDFHDKWGIVRDAKDDKIAFHGSQNDSRQGFSNYESYSVFASWMSDREEQRIDQHEKRFDEIWDNAKQGVHSISLPDSISLDIAELRDDDRPYQNPSESKKMTSAYRWRHQEEAVNEFLEEGHGILKMATGTGKTRTSLKILNRLLREDKVDNVVVATYGNDLLDQWYNTLLENFSADEMWIYKEYGGNHDLGSFLTKNRDKLEGLIISYDNLHECIDADINNKLQRTLLICDEVHNMGSKTRKQALKGELDVFRHRLGLSATPFDPYDPDRNDFLRDEVGPVVYEFGLADAIRRGILCELDYTPLFYELSPKDKEKQQDAFGRFQGMKAENPTLPKSRLYMMLARVRKESEEKLPVFERYLEKNTDVLEDCLIFVETKEYGKKVQEIIHEHTKRYRTYYGEDDEKNLVDFSNGEISTLVTSKAISEGIDIKSVKNIVLFTSNRSKGTTIQRIGRAMRTNPDNPGKTANIVDFVVRSDIEEDSEEDEGEDEVETPPDKERYEWLLDLSEVTKQEY; encoded by the coding sequence ATGTCAAACCCTCCCAAAGGGTTGAGGGACCTAGATCTCCCGCTGCTAATAGAAACATCCGACGTGGACTTCGCGGAGGATTTCTACAACCCCGCTCTGAGCGTAGCAGAAGAGTACAAACGAGGCGTCGGATACTTCACCAGCTCTTGGTTCCAGTTCGCAGCAAGAGGCCTGAAAGGACTCGCAGAAAACGGTGGAACAGCCAAATGGATCATCAGTCCCATCCTGGAAGAAGGCGACTGGGAAGCACTTCAAAAAGGGGAAGAAGCGAAACGAGACCAAGAGCTGTACGACCGGCTGAACCACATGGTCTCCGACATCGAGGAAGGCCTCGAGCAGGAAACCCAGAACACAATCGCCTGGATGATCGCCGACGGACTCCTCGACATCCGGATCGCAATAACCGGAGAAAACCTATCCGGCGACTTCCACGACAAATGGGGGATCGTCAGAGACGCCAAAGACGACAAAATCGCCTTCCACGGCTCACAGAACGACAGTAGACAAGGATTCTCCAACTACGAATCCTACTCCGTCTTCGCCTCCTGGATGTCCGACAGAGAAGAACAAAGAATCGACCAACACGAAAAACGGTTCGACGAAATCTGGGATAACGCCAAACAAGGCGTACACAGCATCTCTCTCCCTGACAGCATCTCCCTCGACATCGCGGAGCTTCGTGACGATGACCGCCCATACCAGAACCCATCGGAATCCAAGAAAATGACCAGCGCCTACCGATGGCGACATCAAGAGGAAGCAGTCAACGAGTTCCTCGAAGAAGGCCACGGAATCCTGAAAATGGCGACAGGGACCGGGAAAACACGCACCTCACTCAAAATCCTGAACCGGCTCCTACGTGAGGACAAAGTCGACAATGTCGTGGTCGCCACCTACGGGAACGACCTGCTGGACCAATGGTACAACACACTACTGGAAAACTTCAGCGCCGACGAAATGTGGATCTACAAGGAGTACGGTGGAAACCACGACCTCGGATCCTTCCTAACCAAGAACCGGGACAAACTGGAGGGCCTGATAATCTCCTACGACAACCTCCACGAATGCATAGACGCCGATATCAACAACAAACTGCAGAGAACACTGCTGATCTGCGACGAAGTACACAACATGGGCTCCAAGACGCGGAAACAAGCCCTGAAAGGCGAACTTGACGTATTCCGTCACCGCCTCGGCCTCAGCGCAACCCCCTTCGACCCATACGATCCGGACCGGAACGACTTCCTCCGAGATGAAGTCGGCCCCGTAGTCTACGAGTTCGGATTAGCCGACGCCATCCGCAGGGGAATCCTCTGCGAACTCGACTACACACCCCTGTTCTACGAACTCTCACCCAAGGACAAAGAGAAGCAACAAGACGCCTTCGGCCGGTTCCAAGGGATGAAAGCCGAAAATCCCACCCTCCCAAAAAGCCGTCTCTACATGATGCTGGCCCGGGTCAGGAAAGAGTCAGAAGAAAAACTGCCAGTATTCGAGCGATACCTGGAGAAGAACACCGATGTCCTCGAAGACTGCCTCATATTCGTTGAAACCAAGGAATACGGGAAAAAGGTCCAAGAGATAATCCACGAACACACTAAACGATACAGGACCTACTACGGTGAAGACGACGAGAAAAACCTAGTAGACTTCTCAAATGGAGAGATCTCCACACTCGTCACAAGTAAAGCGATTTCCGAAGGAATAGACATTAAATCAGTGAAGAACATCGTCCTATTCACTTCAAACCGGTCCAAGGGAACTACCATCCAGAGAATCGGTCGGGCGATGAGAACCAATCCCGATAACCCAGGCAAAACAGCTAACATAGTTGACTTTGTTGTCAGAAGCGACATCGAAGAAGACTCCGAGGAAGACGAAGGCGAGGATGAAGTCGAAACACCACCGGACAAAGAGCGATACGAATGGCTACTGGACCTCAGTGAAGTAACCAAGCAAGAATACTAA
- a CDS encoding CxC ATPase DNA modification system associated small protein, with product MTDQRDIEEIADDVLDEYDQSEDFKDRFMNFYENTVENNLGGTSLERLIDNVELSEEEELDGS from the coding sequence ATGACAGATCAACGCGATATCGAAGAAATAGCGGACGACGTACTCGACGAGTACGACCAGTCAGAGGATTTCAAAGACCGGTTCATGAACTTCTACGAGAACACGGTTGAGAACAATTTGGGAGGCACCTCGCTGGAACGACTCATCGACAACGTGGAGCTATCCGAGGAGGAGGAACTCGATGGATCTTAA
- a CDS encoding AAA family ATPase: MDLKITGIRYENIREFENVELDFANGSNDNPHHISLVQMPNGTGKTTTMNLIRTTLLGKEMDQDEVRSYQPSDFDAIEGAFEIDLVSSGEPFTLRLELDYEVGDHSYRHIKPKEVGGGDMAGHFLPNELNNVITESFVDLFVFNGELTEEFIETGSDEAENALKIVNFLNRLENQKNQIQQTVQNRQEDASVTTQQGYRNIQTRLETTEEKLEELQEKRDELEDAVEDHEETIEELEERRQDILAENEEQLEKDKRLERKIQNLENELETATKDLLSTMRKPSRLDEDLNDDMEKLLENMKIMQLPKSTSQEFFTELSEGKNCICGREIHEEHEQEILDNAEKFLSEQDIGVLNSLKDNLRDTPDYESFDDTFEELQEKRDDLKQAEEERARLDLDDPNLNEKLDKIIEEIEEEEHAKEEKEDKLRRLKTNDKNEQAEFGLDWKNNIPLCKRKREQRKEELRKASGTVNFGKKADILEDIFEEFIEECLKSMKESQIEETNKKLERILGLSKVQVEDIDNSIKIEGRDDISEGQSLSIAYAYLSTLFEDSALDVPFVIDSPAVSIDYEKRAEVAPIISDLFDQLIIFVISPERESFVNELQSNDIQYTTIHKTDTPGKIEKHLDKDFFMDFQSEEERQEAA, from the coding sequence ATGGATCTTAAAATCACAGGCATACGGTACGAGAACATTCGGGAGTTCGAAAATGTAGAACTCGACTTCGCTAATGGGTCAAACGACAACCCGCATCATATCTCTCTCGTCCAGATGCCGAACGGTACAGGGAAAACAACCACCATGAACCTGATCCGGACAACCCTCCTCGGCAAAGAGATGGATCAGGACGAGGTCAGATCCTACCAGCCAAGCGACTTCGACGCCATCGAAGGAGCATTCGAAATAGATCTCGTATCCTCCGGTGAACCATTCACACTCCGTCTCGAACTTGACTACGAGGTCGGAGATCACTCTTACCGGCACATCAAACCAAAGGAAGTCGGCGGAGGAGACATGGCCGGACACTTCCTCCCCAACGAACTCAACAACGTAATCACTGAGTCCTTCGTCGACCTCTTCGTCTTCAACGGAGAACTCACTGAGGAGTTCATCGAAACCGGAAGCGATGAAGCCGAAAACGCACTCAAAATCGTCAACTTCCTCAACCGGTTGGAAAACCAGAAAAACCAGATACAACAGACTGTCCAAAATCGGCAGGAGGATGCCAGCGTAACCACCCAGCAAGGCTACCGCAACATCCAGACAAGGCTGGAAACAACAGAGGAAAAACTCGAAGAACTCCAAGAAAAAAGAGATGAACTGGAAGACGCCGTCGAAGACCACGAGGAGACGATCGAAGAGCTGGAGGAACGACGTCAAGACATCCTCGCTGAAAACGAAGAGCAACTGGAGAAAGACAAACGCCTAGAGCGCAAAATCCAGAACCTGGAGAACGAACTGGAAACCGCTACCAAAGACCTGTTGAGCACAATGAGGAAGCCCAGCAGGCTTGACGAAGATCTCAACGACGACATGGAGAAGTTGCTGGAGAACATGAAGATTATGCAGCTCCCCAAATCCACGTCGCAGGAGTTCTTCACCGAGCTTTCTGAAGGAAAGAACTGCATTTGCGGTAGGGAAATCCACGAAGAACACGAGCAAGAGATCCTGGATAATGCCGAGAAGTTCCTCAGCGAGCAGGATATCGGGGTGCTCAACTCGCTAAAGGACAATCTCAGGGACACACCGGACTACGAAAGCTTCGACGACACCTTCGAAGAACTCCAGGAGAAACGAGACGACCTCAAACAAGCCGAAGAAGAGAGAGCCCGACTCGACCTTGATGACCCCAACCTCAACGAGAAACTCGACAAGATCATCGAGGAAATCGAGGAAGAGGAACACGCAAAAGAGGAGAAAGAGGACAAGCTCCGGCGTCTCAAAACCAACGACAAGAACGAACAAGCCGAGTTCGGCCTCGACTGGAAGAACAACATCCCGCTGTGCAAAAGGAAGCGTGAGCAGCGGAAAGAGGAGCTACGGAAGGCCAGTGGCACGGTCAACTTCGGGAAGAAAGCCGATATCCTGGAGGACATCTTCGAGGAATTCATCGAGGAATGTCTGAAGTCGATGAAGGAGAGTCAGATCGAGGAGACCAACAAGAAGCTCGAACGCATCCTCGGCCTCTCCAAAGTCCAAGTCGAAGACATCGACAACTCCATCAAAATCGAAGGCAGGGACGACATCTCTGAAGGCCAAAGCCTGTCCATCGCCTACGCCTACCTCTCCACCCTGTTCGAAGACTCCGCACTCGACGTCCCCTTCGTCATCGACAGCCCAGCAGTCAGTATCGACTACGAAAAACGCGCAGAAGTCGCACCAATAATCTCCGACCTCTTCGACCAGCTGATCATCTTCGTCATCTCCCCAGAAAGAGAAAGCTTCGTCAACGAACTGCAATCCAACGACATCCAGTACACCACAATCCACAAAACCGACACACCCGGAAAAATAGAGAAGCACCTCGACAAGGACTTCTTCATGGACTTCCAGTCCGAGGAAGAACGACAGGAGGCTGCATAA